The uncultured Subdoligranulum sp. genomic sequence AGGCCACGTCATAGCCCGCGCGGGCAAAGGCCAGCACCGCGGCGGCGCCGATGCCGCGGCTGCCGCCGGTAATCAGTACACTTTGTTTCATCTTATTTCTTCTTCCGTTTCTCGCGCAGCATGGCAAAAAAATCCTGCAGCAAGGCCTGCGCTTCCTCCTGCAGAAGTCCCTGTTCAATCACAGGATGATGATTGAAGGGGAGTACAAACAGATCGGTCAGACTGCCGCAGCAGCCGGCCTTGGGGTCCCGGGCACCATAGACAACCCGCCGCAGCCGGCTGTTGATGATGGCGCCGCTGCACATGGGACAGGGCTCCAGCGTCACAAAAAGTTCGCACTGCCACAGCCGCCAGCCTCCCAACGCCTTGCAGGCGGCGTCAATGGCCAGCAGTTCGGCGTGGTAGGTGGCGTTCTTGCCGCTTTCCCGCAGGTTGTGTGACCGGGAGACGATTTCGCCATCCTTGGCAACCACGGCCCCCACCGGGACTTCCCCCAGGGCGGCGGCCACCCGGGCCTCCTCCAGGGCTGCCTGCATCAGCTGTTCGTCGGTCATGGATTCCTCCTCAGTGGCTCAGAAAAACGGTGTACAGCAGCAGGAAAATGATGGTCAGGGTGTAGGCAGGGCTGCTGAAGACCTCCAGCACATCCACACCGGGACGAAGCCCGGCCCCGAAACGGAATCCCTGCTGCCGGGCATGGTAGATCAGCCACAGACTGAACAGCGGGAAGAACAGCAGGACAAAAAGTTCCACCCCGAACGACACGCTGGAAGGGGCGTAGAAACGCAGATACAGGCTCAGGAAAGCCAGACAGTTGTTGGTAAAGTGCAGCAGCATGCCGGGCAGGATGCTGCCGGAGCGCTCGGCCAGCCAGCCCAGAAAGATGCCGCAAACCAGAGCGGTCAAGCCCTGGATGGGATCGAGATGCAAAAGGGCAAACAGAAGCGCCGGCCCGAAGATTGCGGCCGCGCTGCCACAGGGACGCAGCAGGCCCTGCAAGGCCCCACGGAAGAACAGCTCTTCCGCGATGGCGGGCATCACGCAGAGCACAAGGAACTGGACGGCCAGTTCCAGCCCGCCGCTGGGAAGGATGCTGGTGGAAACCTCGATGCCCAGCAGGTTTGTCAGCAGGGCACCGGCCAGATTGGCGGCGTTGGCAATGCCCAGAAACACAGGCAGACAGAACGCAGGGCTCCAGGGTGCAGGCAGCGTGATGCGCAGGTCCCGGGAGGTCAGCCGGGTCAGATACAGCATACACCACAGCGGAATGGCTATGGCGCCGATACCGATGAACAGCTGCAGCAGCCCGATGGTGACATCGGAAAAGCCCACCGGCTTGCTGAGGCTGGCCCCCGGCTGAAGAAGGCCCAGCAGCGCACTGACACCGGCATACAACAGTGAACGAACCAACAAATAAAATATCGCGGCGATGGCACACCAACTGGCGGCACCGCGCACTCCCCGTGATCTAGCCATTCCCTCATCCCTTACACATAGGCTTACATTGTATTGTCACAATATACTGCTATCATAACACACTGCCGGGTTGTGCGCAATTCTGACAATAAAAAAAGACCCAACCGGTGTGCGGGCCGGTAAGGTCGTGGAGGGAGAGAGGAGCCAATGGGATTCCTGCAATGTGCGTTGCAGCCATTGACTTTCTGCTACTATCATAGTACAGTATAAACGTGAAGTAAAGTACAATTTTTTCATACGAAAGATGAAAATGATTCACTCGTGGGAGGGGCTTATGACACTGACGGACTGCCAGATTCTGATGATGGTGGCCCAGCTGGGCACCTTTGCCGCGGCGGCGGAGCAGATGCATCTGACGCCGTCCGCCATCAGCCATGCGGTTTCGGGCATGGAGGCAGAGTGTGGGTTCCCGCTGTTTACCCGCACCAAAAGCGGTGTGACGATGACGGCGGCGGGGGAGAGCCTTTTTCCCTCCATCCGCCGGATGCTCAACAGCAGCGAACTGCTGGACCAGTCCATCGCCCAGATCAACGGCATGCATAAAGGGGTGCTGCGGCTGGGGGTATTCAATTCGGCCTGTGTGACCTGGATCCCGCAGCTGGTGCCGCCCTTCCAGAAGGAGTTCCCGGGAATCGACGTGCAGCTCTACCAGGGGTCCTACGCCGACATTGCAGGCTGGCTCAAGAACGGTGTGGTGGAACTGGGGTTCCTCTCCAATTCCAGCGCCAAGGATCTGGATTTCGAGCCGCTGTACGAGGATCCGCTGGTCTGCATCGCGCCGGCGTCCTACAAGCCCAAGCGGCCGGGCTGCGTGTGGGCGGAGGAATTGCAGGGACAGCCCTTTGTCAGCCAGCAGGCGGACCTGGATGCGGACATTCAGAGCTACTTCAAAAAGAATGATCTGCACGTGAACAGCCGGTGCTATATTGTGGACGATCAGTCCATGATCGCCATGGTTTCCTGCGGGCAGGGCCTGGCTATCATGCCGGAACTGATGTTCAAGCGGGGAACCGACCACAGCGGCTGCCAGGTGCTGCGGCTGGAACCGGCGGCGGGGCGCAACATCGGGATTGCCTGTCTGTCACGGCGGGGACTGTCCCCGGCAGCCAGCCGGTTCATCGAGCATGCGCGTGCTTATGCAGGGACGATGAAATGACCGTGGGAGTACACTCCCACAAGGGCTTTTCAAAACCGATCGAAAAGAGTATAATAAGATGTTAAAGAGCCAAAAGGGGGAAGTACCATGCCCGGCGATCTGCATACCCATTCGACCTTTTCCGACGGATCGACGCCGGCCGGAAAGCTGCCATTTCTGGCACGCTGCGCGGGAATGACGCACCTTGCCATCTCCGATCACGATTCCATGCAGGGAATCCGGTATGCCTATGCCCATCCCACCCAGGAGGGCGTGCATCTGATTCCGGCGGTGGAGATGACGGCCTACGACTATGAGCGCGCCCACCGGGTGCATCTTCTGTGCTACTGGCCGGATGACTGTGCACCGCTGGCGGAGTTCTGCGATATGATGGCGGAGCGCCGCAAGGTGGCGGTGCTGCAGAGCTGCCGGGAACTGGAGGAGATCTGCCCGCAGTTCCGCACGGAGGAAGCGCTGGAACTGGCCAGGGACAGCGGTACGCTGTTCAAGGCCCATGTGATGCGGGTGCTGTGGCAGTACGGTCTGGCGGACGGCATGTACAACGACGTGTACCGTTCTCTCTTCGGGCTCAAACCGGTGCGCGGACGCATTCTGCACACGCCGCGGTATGAGCCGGTGGACGATGTCCTGGAACTGATCAAGGCCTGCCGCGGAGTGGTGGTGCTGGCTCATCCCAGTGTATACCACAGCATGGAGCTGGCGCGGGAGCTGATCCGGGCGGGCCGTCTGGACGGCGTGGAGATCGACCACCCGCGGAATACCCCGGACGACAAAGCGGAACTGCTGCGTCTTGCCCGGGAAAACGATCTTCTGATCACCGGCGGCACCGATTACCACGGCCTCAATACCGTCACGCCGCGCCCGGTGGGCGCTTTTGCCACGCGGGACGAGCAGATCGTCCGGCTGGAAACGCTGGCCAAGGCACGTAAAATGTCCAACAAAAAGGCAAAATAACACAAAGGAGCATCTTGTATTATGACGTATGTTTACAACAATAAGGGCACCTGCTCTGTCCGTACCGAAGTGGAACTCAACCCGGATCACACCATTGAAGCCGTCCGTGTGCTGGGCGGCTGCAACGGCAACCTGAAAGGCATCTCCAGCCTGCTCAAAGGCATGAAGGCGGAGGACGCCATCGCCCGCATGGAGGGTACCACCTGCGGCAACAAGCCCACCAGCTGCCCGGACCAGATCGCGCAGGCCCTCAAGGGCGCCCTGGCTTCCCTGTAATCTGCAAAGGAGCCCTGTATGGATTGCTTCCATTATCCGCTGGATACCGAGACGTTGCTGCGCAAAAAGCGCCGCCTGCGCCGGGAACTGCTGGCGCAGAATCCCCATCCGCTGCATAAAAAGATTGCAATTCTCGGCGGGTCCACCACCAATGAGGTGGCGGATCAGCTGGGGCTTTTTTTGCTGCAATACGGCATCGAGGCGGAATTCTATCAGAGTGAATATGCCCAGTACTGGCAGGATGCCATGTTCGGCACCCCGGAACTGGATGCCTTTGCGCCGGATGTGATTTATATCCACACCAACTGGCGCAACCTGACGGCGCTGCCCACCACAGCGGATACGCCCGAGCAGATTGAGGGGATGCTGGAAGACCAGTATACCCATTTTGAGACCATGTGGCAGGCGCTGGAACAGAAGTTCGCCTGCCCGGTCATCCAGAACAACTTCGACCGGCCCAACTACCGGCTGATGGGAAACCGGGATATCTGGGACGTGCATGGCCGTTCCAACTTCATCAGCCGCCTGAACCAAAAGTTCTATGCCTACGCGGCAACCCACGAGCATTTTTATATCAACGACATTGGCTATCTGTCCGCCGACTATGGTCTGACGGCCTGGGGGGATGCATTCTACTGGCACATGTACAAATATGCCATGTGCCTGGATGCCATTCCGTCGCTGGCGAACAGTGTGGCCAACATCATCAAATCGCTGTACGGCCGCAACAAGAAGGCTCTGGTGCTGGATCTGGACAACACCCTCTGGGGCGGCGTGGTCGGCGATGACGGCGTGGACGGTCTGGCCATCGGGCCGGAAGTGCCGGAAGGCCAGGTCTATGCCGAGTTCCAGAGTTACTGCAAGGCTCTCAAATCCATTGGCGTCGTCCTGGCGGTGGATTCCAAGAACGACGAGGCCAACGCCCTGGCGGGGCTCAACCATCCCGACGGGGTGCTGCGGCCCGACGATTTTGTCTCCATCAAGGCCAACTGGGAACCCAAGGACCAGAATCTGAAAGCTATTGCCTCTGAACTGAACCTGGGCGTGGACAGCTTTGTGTTTGCTGACGACAACCCGGCGGAACGCGCCATCGTGGCGGCCCAGGTGCCGGGGGTGGCTGTTCCGGTGCTGGACGGTGCCGAGAACTATATCAAAATGCTGGATCACGGCGGGTATTTTGAGGTGACCGCCCTCTCCCAGGAGGACCTCAAAAAGACGGAACTCTATCACCAGAATGCCCAGCGTGCGGCGGCCCAGGCGGCCTTTGGCGATTACGGCGAGTATCTGGACAGCCTGGAAATGACCGCCATGATTCACGGCTTTGAGCCGCTGTACACCCAGCGCATTGCCCAGCTGACCAACAAGTCCAATCAGTTCAATCTGACGACACTGCGCTGCACCGAGGATGAGATCCGTGCCATGGCGGAGGATCCGAACCGGCTCTGCCTGTGCGGCAAACTGGTGGACAAATTCGGTGACAACGGTATTGTCACGGTGGTGGCCGGTGAACAGCAGGGGGCAGATCTGCATCTGCGCCTCTGGCTGATGAGCTGCCGTGTGCTCAAGCGCGGCATGGAAGACGCCGTGATGGACACGCTGGTGGAGGACGCCCGAAAGCGCGGCGTGACCACCGTGTACGGCTACTATTATCCCACGGCCAAAAACGGCATGGTCCGGGAATTCTATGCCTCTTTCGGGTTTGAAAAAGTCAGCGAAGAGGAAAACGGCAGCACGGTCTGGAAGCTGGATGCGGCATCCTATGAACCGCGCCACCCCCACATGAAGATTGAGCGCTGAGCGAAAGGAGCTAGCATGAAGAGAGCCTTCCTGCGGAAAGGTGCCCTTGGGGCGGCGTTTCTGCTGCTGACCGTGCTTGTTCTGACAGCGGCCCGCTTTTTGCTGGTGGACGATGTGCACTCCTATTCCCGTGTGATGCTGCAGGAACTCTACGGGCAGGCAGGGCAGATCGATACCCTTTTCCTGGGGTCCTCCCACTGTTACCGCAGTGTGGATCCTGCGATGGTGGATGAAGCGCTGGGGACCCACAGCTTCAATGCGGGTTCCTCCCAGCAGCTGCCGGATGGTTCCTACTATATGCTGCGGGAAGCGGCCGAACAGAACCCGCTGAAGACGGTGTATCTGGAAATGTTCTATACGGGCTACAACCAGAGTGCGTCCCGTGATGTTTCGCTGGCCTGCTATCTGCTTACGGATTTCATGCGCTGGAATTCTCCGTGGCGGTACCGCTATCTCTGGGAGATGGGCGGCATGGCGGCCATGGCGGACCTGCTTCTTCCCGCCCGGCACGGCATTGCGTCGCCCGGCAGTATGCTGGCGCTCTGGAAGGCCAAGCTGACCGATGGCTATGAGCCGGGCAACTATGCCTATGTGACCTACCCGGCGGAAGGGGAAGCCTACCGAGGCGACGGATTTGTGTATACCGAAGGCGTCGCCCGGGACGGCTATGCCACGGTTCTCAACGTGGACCCGGAGCATCCGCTCTCGGAATTCGGATGGGAAAATCTGGAACACATTGCAGACTACTGTGAAGAAACGGGCATCCGCCTGGTACTGTTTACCGCGCCGCTGCCAAGCGCCTATCTCAGCAATACCCAGGGGTATCAGTCCTATGTGGATGCGGTGCGCCAGTTTGCACAGGAGCATGGCACACAATACTGGGATTTTTCCCTGTACCGGGATCCCAAGGCAATGGACCTGGGCGGCGGGGATTTCTCTGACGCTCATCATCTGAACGGGAGCGGTGCCGAAAAATTCACTGCGCTTCTGTGCGATGTGATCGCCCGCGATGGGGCGGGGAAAGATGTGTCCGCACTGTTCTGTGATACCGTGGAGGAAAAACTTGCCTCCCATGCAGACAACACCATCTTTATGGCGGATGTCTACAGTAAATCATGAAAAGGAGGTCCTGCCATGCTGGCTGTTTCATCGCCAGGCTTTGTCGTTTTTGCGGGATTGCTGGTAGGGCTCTGGTACCGACTGCAACCGAAAAAACGCTGGGGGCTCATGCTGGCCGCCAGCGCCTTGTTTTATCTGTCCCTGGACTGGCAGGGATATGTGATTCTGCTGCTTTGCTCGCTGCTGGTCTGGCAATGCGCCCTGCGCGCCCGTGAGAAGACGGGATGGTTTGCAGGCGGTCTGCTCTTTGCCTTTGTGCCGCTGCTGGTCCTGAAATATTATATCGAGGGCGCCGGAGGACTGCAGGCTATCTTCGGACTGCGCTTGTGGCAGCCGGCCATTCTGCAGCCGCTGGGGCTGGGGTATTTCACACTGCAGCTTGTGAGCTATCTGGTGGATGTGCGTCGAGGAAAGTTGCCGGCGCAAAAAAGCTTTGCCCGTGTGCTTTGCTTTGCATCTTTTTTCCTGTCCATCACACAGGGACCCTTCAATCGCTATGGGGAGTTGATGCCGCAGATGGAGGCACCCACCCGCTGGTCGGGAGAGCGGGCCTGGCAGGGCGTGATGCGGTGCTTCTGGGGATACTTCAAAAAAGTTGTGGTGGCGGACCGCGCCGCCGTGGTGGTGGCAGCGGCGTTCGGCAATCCCGCGGCCTTTGACCGCACCCAGTTGCTTTTTGCGGCGCTTTTGTATCCCTTTCAGCTCTACGCGGATTTTTCCGGCTACACGGATATCGTGCTGGGTGTGGGGCAGATGCTGGGACTGTCGCTGCCGGAAAATTTCCGCCAGCCGTTCCTGTCCGCCACGGTCAAGGAATTCTGGTCGCGCTGGCATATGAGCCTTTCCCGCTGGCTGAAAGATTACGTGTATATTCCGCTGGGCGGCAGCCGCTGCAGTGCTGCGCGGCGCGATGCCAACCTGGTGCTGACCTTTTTGGTCAGCGGAATTTGGCATGGTGCCGGTTTTACCTATATGCTCTGGGGATTCCTGCACGGTCTGTTCCAGGCCCTGGAGGATCATCTTCCCTGGCGCCGCGCCATCACAAAGGGCCGGGCGCGCCTGGTGGGGATCGCAGGTACATTCTGTATCTTCGCTTTTGCCCTTGTGATCTTCCGCGCCGACAGCCTGACCAATGCGGCCCGGTATTTTTACGGGATTGTGCATAACGGCGGGCATGATGTGTTGAGCAATTACTGGGAACTGGGGCTCACCACCCGGCAGGAGCAGATTTTTCTGTTTGCCGGTGTGCTGATCCTGATTGCATCCGATCTGCTGCAAGAGTTCAGGGTCCCTGTGCTGAAAAAAATCGGCGCTGCTCCGCGTCCCGTGCGCTGGGCTGTGTACGAGGTGGCCATCTTTGCTTTTCTGCTGATGGGCTACTTCCTGGGCGGCGGTGGATTCCTGTACGCGCGCTACTGAAACCAAAACAGCACCCTGCCAAACCGGCAGGGTGCTGTTTTTGGATATGGATGGATCAGCGGTCGGGTTCACAATCCAGGATGGAAGGAATGTTCGCCCAGCGTTCCGCCTGACCGGTGTACATTTCATGAAACCAAGCCACGGCCTCATCCAGGCCCTGCTGGTTGCCCTCAAATTCCCGGCTCTGGATTTTTTCCTCCGCCGTATGTTCGATACTCCACGGACCGGGCCAGACGTAGGCGGTCAGGGATTCGATCTTCTTTTTGCCGCTCTCGTCGGCGGGGTCCGGCTTCTTGCCCGGAACAATGACATAGCGCATACCGTCCTCGGCCCCGGAATAGGAATTCCCGTTGTGAAACCAGTGATAGATCGGAAAAGCGTCCAGCATAGATCAAAACTCCCTTCACCTGCAAACCGGAAAGCGCTGTTTCTACAGGGTATTATATCGGATTTCCCGCCGCTTGACAATAGAACCCACAAAACGCCATTGACAAACCGGCGCCTTTGCGGTACAATAACTAAGTCATGCGGGATTAGCTCATCCGGTAGAGTGACTGCTTCCCAAGCAGTAGGTGGCGAGTTCGAGACTCGTATCCCGCTCCAAAAACGCCTTGCCGTTGGGCAGGGCGTTTTCCTTTGCGCGCGGGGAAACGGGAAAAGTTTCGCTCCCAGAAGAAAAAACTTGACAAACGACGTTTTCTCTGCTAAAATATTTCAGCAATCGTTCAGATGGCTGCTCCATTCGCACAGGATGGTGAATGCTGGTAGCCGCAATTCGAAGATTGTGATGAGCACATATATCAAGTATGGCTCCTGGAATCATGATCGAGAAAGAGGTGAAATAACCATGAAGAAGGGCATCCATCCGAACTATGTGGACTGCACCATTACCTGTGCCTGCGGCAACGTGATCCACACCCGTGACACCAAGCCGGAGATCCACGTCGAAGTTTGCAGCAAGTGCCATCCGTTCTACACCGGCAAGCAGAAGCTGGTCGATACCGGTGGCCGTGTCGAGCGCTTCAAGCGCCGTTATGCCAACCTCGGCAAATAAGTTTGTTTGCACTGTACCCCAGATGGTGACATCTGGGGTATTTTTGGCTGTCTGAAAGGAATTCCCATGTCCGACTACAAGACCATCCGCGGCGTATCCACCTTCACCTACGAGGAAAAACGCAGCCGTTTCATTGCGACGGCCGCCTTTGCCGACACTGAAGAGAAAGCGCTGGCCGTGCTCAACGGTGTGCGTGCGGCCAACCGCACGGCGCGGCATAATGTCTATGCCTATGTGCTGCAGAACGGGCGCACCCGCTATTCCGACGACGGGGAACCGGCCAAGACTGCGGGCACGCCGGTGCTGGAAGCCATCGGCCACGCGGAACTTTCCGATGTGATTGTGGTGGTGACCCGGTACTTCGGCGGCATTCTGCTGGGGACCGGCGGTCTGGTACGGGCCTATACAGCTGCGGCCTCCGGCGCATTGCAGCAGGCGGAACTGGTCAGCATGCGCCTGGTGGTGGACTGCAGCCTTCAGGTTCCCTATGGGCTGTTTGAGCAGGCCCAGCGGATGATCGCGGCATCCGGCGCCAGACTGCAGGAACCGGTCTTTGCGGATGCGGTGACCTTACTGTGGCGGATGCCCTCCGGCGAGGAAACATCCCTGTGTGCATCACTGGCGGAACTGACCCGCGGTGCGGCACAGGTGGAGGTTTCGGCGCCTGCCTATGCGCCTTTTTGAAAAAAATCTGAAAATTCCGGCAAAAATAAAGTCTTTTGCGTGGTTTTATCGTACTTATTTATAGAGACCAAAGAAAGGGGGCGGATCTTTTGACGATTCGAGAAGAAACCGAGGCCATTGAGCGGCAGACGCTCAGCCGGTATGCGATGCTCAGTGAGCACAGTCGTGGCCGCCGTATGGCGGAGGAACCGGACCCGATCCGCCCGTGCTTTCAGCGGGACCGAGACAGAATCCTGCACTGCAAGGCGTTCCGGCGCCTCAAACAGAAGACCCAGGTGTTTCTCTCACCGGAAGGGGACCACTACCGGACCCGGCTGACCCATACCCTGGAGGTCAGCCAGATTGCCCGGACCATTGCACGGGCACTGCGCCTCAACGAGGACCTGACAGAGGCCATCGCACTGGGCCATGATCTGGGACATACTCCCTTTGGTCATGCGGGGGAGCGGGCGCTGAACCGCCTGTGCCCCGATGGGTTTACCCACTACCGGCAGAGCCTGCGGGTGGTGGATTACCTGGAAAAGGACGGCAAAGGGCTCAACCTGAGCTGGGAGGTCCGCAACGGCATTATCACCCATACCACAGGCACCTGGGCCCGCACACCGGAAGGCTGTGTGGTGCGCCGGGCGGATCACATCGCCTTTTTGAACCACGACATTGAGGACGCGGTGGAGGCTGGTGTGCTGGACCCGCGTCAGATTCCGGCGGAAGCGACGGCCATTCTGGGCAATACCAAGTCCCGGCGCATCACCACCATGATCGCTGACCTGGTGGAGCACAGCCAGAACGGGCGGATCAACTTCTCCCCGGAAGTGGAATCTGCCTATGCGGTCCTGAAGGATTTCATGTATTCCACGGTCTATGTGGACCGGGAGGCGAAGCGGGAAGAGAAAAAGGTGGACAAGCTGATCGAGGGACTGTACGAGCGACTGTGCAGCGATCCGGATCTTTTGCCCAATTTCTACCTGCAGATCGCCTACAACGAAGGTGTGGACCGCGCCGCTACCGATTATATCAGCGGCATGAGCGATGAATTTGCCACACGGTTGTTTGTGGAATGGTTCGTGCCCAAAAAGTGGCAGGTTCTGTGACGCCGTTTCAGGCGTAAAGGAGGTGGAGCGGATTGATTCCACAGGAATACATACAGGAGGTTGTGCGCCGCAACGATATTGAGGAAGTTATCGGACAGTATGTGCATCTTCGCCGCCGCGGCAGGACGCTGAGCGGGCTGTGTCCGTTCCACAATGAGAAGACACCCTCCTTCGTGGTGTACCCCGACACCCAGAGCTTTTATTGCTTTGGCTGCGGCGCGGCAGGGGATGTTATAAACTTTGTGCGCAAGTACAATAATCTGGGGTACGTGGAAAGCGTCAAACAGCTGGCGTCCCGGGTGGGAATGCCGCTGCCCGAGGAGGAGGACCGGGAGGCACGCGCCCGGCAGCGGCTGCTGGAGATCAACCGCTGCGCCGCACGGTATTTCTACGAACAGCTCAACGCCAAAACCCCGGAAGCGGCCCAGGCCCGGCGTTACTGGAAGGAAAAGCGCGGGTTGTCCGATGCGGCCATCCGGCGGTTCGGTCTGGGATATGCGCCGGAAGACTTCGGGGGGCTTTTGCATTATCTGCGGCGCCGCGGTTTCCGGGAGGATGAGCTGGAACACTCCGGCCTGATCAAGCGCAGCGCCAAGGGCAATCTGTACGATATCTTCCGCCACCGGGTGATGGTGCCCATCATCGATGTGCGGGGTTCCATCATCGCGTTCGGCGGCCGTGTGCTGGACGATTCCAAGCCCAAGTACATCAACAGCCCCGAAACGCTGGTATACCACAAATCCAGAACCCTGTTTGCGCTGAACGTGGCCAAGAAATCCACCAGCAAGCGCTATATCCTCTGTGAAGGGTACATGGATGTCATCTCGATGCACGAGGCGGGATTCGATACGGCGGTCTGCGCCTGCGGCACCGCCCTGACGCCGGAACAGGTGAAGCTGCTGAGCGAGTATGCCGACGAGGTGATCCTGAGTTACGATTCCGATGAGGCAGGGCAGAAGGCCACCGAGCGCAGCCTGGGACTGTTTGCCAACAGCCCGGTGAAGGTCAGCGTGCTGAGCTACCAGGGGGCCAAGGACCCAGACGAATTCATCAAAAAGTACGGCCGGGAACGTTTCGATATGCTGCTCAACGGCACGGCCAACCCCACCGAATTCCAGCTGAAAAAGGCAAAGGCAAAATATGATCTGCGCAGTGATGACGGCCGGCTCAGCTATATCCGGGAAGCCATTGATATCCTTACGGGGCAGAGCGTCACGCCCACAGCCCGGGATGTCTATGCGGGGCGCCTGGCGGATGAAACCGGGGTGTCCAAACAGGCAATTCTCTCCCAGCTGCAGGGGGCTTTGCGGGCAGCCGACCGGCGCAGTCACCGCAGGGAACAGAAAGAAATGGCCCAGAAGGGGATTGCGGCGGATATCCGCATCCCCT encodes the following:
- a CDS encoding LysR family transcriptional regulator codes for the protein MTLTDCQILMMVAQLGTFAAAAEQMHLTPSAISHAVSGMEAECGFPLFTRTKSGVTMTAAGESLFPSIRRMLNSSELLDQSIAQINGMHKGVLRLGVFNSACVTWIPQLVPPFQKEFPGIDVQLYQGSYADIAGWLKNGVVELGFLSNSSAKDLDFEPLYEDPLVCIAPASYKPKRPGCVWAEELQGQPFVSQQADLDADIQSYFKKNDLHVNSRCYIVDDQSMIAMVSCGQGLAIMPELMFKRGTDHSGCQVLRLEPAAGRNIGIACLSRRGLSPAASRFIEHARAYAGTMK
- a CDS encoding MBOAT family O-acyltransferase; amino-acid sequence: MLAVSSPGFVVFAGLLVGLWYRLQPKKRWGLMLAASALFYLSLDWQGYVILLLCSLLVWQCALRAREKTGWFAGGLLFAFVPLLVLKYYIEGAGGLQAIFGLRLWQPAILQPLGLGYFTLQLVSYLVDVRRGKLPAQKSFARVLCFASFFLSITQGPFNRYGELMPQMEAPTRWSGERAWQGVMRCFWGYFKKVVVADRAAVVVAAAFGNPAAFDRTQLLFAALLYPFQLYADFSGYTDIVLGVGQMLGLSLPENFRQPFLSATVKEFWSRWHMSLSRWLKDYVYIPLGGSRCSAARRDANLVLTFLVSGIWHGAGFTYMLWGFLHGLFQALEDHLPWRRAITKGRARLVGIAGTFCIFAFALVIFRADSLTNAARYFYGIVHNGGHDVLSNYWELGLTTRQEQIFLFAGVLILIASDLLQEFRVPVLKKIGAAPRPVRWAVYEVAIFAFLLMGYFLGGGGFLYARY
- a CDS encoding YigZ family protein, giving the protein MSDYKTIRGVSTFTYEEKRSRFIATAAFADTEEKALAVLNGVRAANRTARHNVYAYVLQNGRTRYSDDGEPAKTAGTPVLEAIGHAELSDVIVVVTRYFGGILLGTGGLVRAYTAAASGALQQAELVSMRLVVDCSLQVPYGLFEQAQRMIAASGARLQEPVFADAVTLLWRMPSGEETSLCASLAELTRGAAQVEVSAPAYAPF
- a CDS encoding TIGR03905 family TSCPD domain-containing protein, producing the protein MTYVYNNKGTCSVRTEVELNPDHTIEAVRVLGGCNGNLKGISSLLKGMKAEDAIARMEGTTCGNKPTSCPDQIAQALKGALASL
- a CDS encoding type II CAAX endopeptidase family protein — encoded protein: MARSRGVRGAASWCAIAAIFYLLVRSLLYAGVSALLGLLQPGASLSKPVGFSDVTIGLLQLFIGIGAIAIPLWCMLYLTRLTSRDLRITLPAPWSPAFCLPVFLGIANAANLAGALLTNLLGIEVSTSILPSGGLELAVQFLVLCVMPAIAEELFFRGALQGLLRPCGSAAAIFGPALLFALLHLDPIQGLTALVCGIFLGWLAERSGSILPGMLLHFTNNCLAFLSLYLRFYAPSSVSFGVELFVLLFFPLFSLWLIYHARQQGFRFGAGLRPGVDVLEVFSSPAYTLTIIFLLLYTVFLSH
- a CDS encoding nucleoside deaminase, with the translated sequence MTDEQLMQAALEEARVAAALGEVPVGAVVAKDGEIVSRSHNLRESGKNATYHAELLAIDAACKALGGWRLWQCELFVTLEPCPMCSGAIINSRLRRVVYGARDPKAGCCGSLTDLFVLPFNHHPVIEQGLLQEEAQALLQDFFAMLREKRKKK
- the rpmE gene encoding 50S ribosomal protein L31; the encoded protein is MKKGIHPNYVDCTITCACGNVIHTRDTKPEIHVEVCSKCHPFYTGKQKLVDTGGRVERFKRRYANLGK
- a CDS encoding PHP domain-containing protein, encoding MPGDLHTHSTFSDGSTPAGKLPFLARCAGMTHLAISDHDSMQGIRYAYAHPTQEGVHLIPAVEMTAYDYERAHRVHLLCYWPDDCAPLAEFCDMMAERRKVAVLQSCRELEEICPQFRTEEALELARDSGTLFKAHVMRVLWQYGLADGMYNDVYRSLFGLKPVRGRILHTPRYEPVDDVLELIKACRGVVVLAHPSVYHSMELARELIRAGRLDGVEIDHPRNTPDDKAELLRLARENDLLITGGTDYHGLNTVTPRPVGAFATRDEQIVRLETLAKARKMSNKKAK
- a CDS encoding HAD-IIIC family phosphatase; the encoded protein is MDCFHYPLDTETLLRKKRRLRRELLAQNPHPLHKKIAILGGSTTNEVADQLGLFLLQYGIEAEFYQSEYAQYWQDAMFGTPELDAFAPDVIYIHTNWRNLTALPTTADTPEQIEGMLEDQYTHFETMWQALEQKFACPVIQNNFDRPNYRLMGNRDIWDVHGRSNFISRLNQKFYAYAATHEHFYINDIGYLSADYGLTAWGDAFYWHMYKYAMCLDAIPSLANSVANIIKSLYGRNKKALVLDLDNTLWGGVVGDDGVDGLAIGPEVPEGQVYAEFQSYCKALKSIGVVLAVDSKNDEANALAGLNHPDGVLRPDDFVSIKANWEPKDQNLKAIASELNLGVDSFVFADDNPAERAIVAAQVPGVAVPVLDGAENYIKMLDHGGYFEVTALSQEDLKKTELYHQNAQRAAAQAAFGDYGEYLDSLEMTAMIHGFEPLYTQRIAQLTNKSNQFNLTTLRCTEDEIRAMAEDPNRLCLCGKLVDKFGDNGIVTVVAGEQQGADLHLRLWLMSCRVLKRGMEDAVMDTLVEDARKRGVTTVYGYYYPTAKNGMVREFYASFGFEKVSEEENGSTVWKLDAASYEPRHPHMKIER
- a CDS encoding deoxyguanosinetriphosphate triphosphohydrolase, which gives rise to MTIREETEAIERQTLSRYAMLSEHSRGRRMAEEPDPIRPCFQRDRDRILHCKAFRRLKQKTQVFLSPEGDHYRTRLTHTLEVSQIARTIARALRLNEDLTEAIALGHDLGHTPFGHAGERALNRLCPDGFTHYRQSLRVVDYLEKDGKGLNLSWEVRNGIITHTTGTWARTPEGCVVRRADHIAFLNHDIEDAVEAGVLDPRQIPAEATAILGNTKSRRITTMIADLVEHSQNGRINFSPEVESAYAVLKDFMYSTVYVDREAKREEKKVDKLIEGLYERLCSDPDLLPNFYLQIAYNEGVDRAATDYISGMSDEFATRLFVEWFVPKKWQVL